One Fusarium musae strain F31 chromosome 6, whole genome shotgun sequence DNA segment encodes these proteins:
- a CDS encoding hypothetical protein (EggNog:ENOG41) produces MCQAVPENGNTNTPQNQSQSQSQSQSQSCCTPSSATGSTQGPNPANLPQYHVETFPIPAPLSEYDLDHRRTITIESQQRLWPQDIWVHSPHGRQLYQPVLMFETRVPEEKPETNGSASKSG; encoded by the coding sequence ATGTGTCAGGCAGTCCCAGAGAACGGCAACACGAACACGCCCCAGaatcagagccagagccagagccagagccagagccagagctgcTGCACGCCATCTTCGGCCACGGGATCGACGCAGGGTCCTAATCCTGCCAATCTGCCTCAATACCACGTCGAGACGTTCCCCATCCCCGCTCCCCTCTCCGAATATGACTTGGATCATCGTCGGACTATCACCATTGAGTCCCAGCAGCGACTGTGGCCCCAGGACATCTGGGTTCACAGTCCGCATGGTCGACAGCTGTACCAGCCTGTGCTGATGTTTGAGACGAGAGTCCCGGAGGAAAAGCCCGAGACCAACGGAAGTGCTTCCAAGAGCGGTTAA
- a CDS encoding hypothetical protein (EggNog:ENOG41), whose amino-acid sequence MLNGKVYAAFDPALLQILLRNKTASFEPFVFDYAKKTFALKQETFAKVKVPGVYDEFTEAIHASFQVRHLQQMNVHFLGSIAAKLNCATIRADAINAGKEAVANGRLHVENLYLWCRDVMSLATTRSLYGDTDPFNRDPSLIEDMWLFEESVPYFLLSLFPSITMPKAYKARSTLQNIACKWYAQDHDIHDPSVSALVRNRAGALRKNGLTGYEIGKFEVILPNVATLNAVPTFYWLLLYILDRPDLLTRIRAEAEDAAVIEENNGKRSATFNIVDFEEKMPLLVSCYRETLRLANQTLSMRRILQDTSITTPEGTTYILKKDTDLQLPAGVAHYEDSVWGSDVNVFNPERFLPASKGSAEDERKRKAAYIPFGGGRHLCPGRNLAFAEIVGFASALLLGFEIEAVGMGFGDVKKLGPQLAGGTVRPERYGAGLGAEIQMRRGWEDVEWRFEC is encoded by the exons ATGCTCAACGGCAAAGTCTACGCCGCCTTCGATCCCGCCCTCCTCCAAATCCTCCTCCGCAACAAGACCGCGTCCTTCGAGCCCTTCGTCTTCGACTACGCGAAAAAGACCTTTGCGCTGAAGCAGGAGACGTTTGCGAAGGTTAAAGTACCGGGCGTTTACGATGAATTTACAGAGGCGATACATGCGAGCTTTCAGGTTAGGCATTTGCAGCAGATGAATGTGCATTTCCTGGGGAGTATCGCTGCGAAGCTGAATTGCGCGACGATACGTGCTGATGCGATCAATGCGGGAAAGGAGGCGGTCGCAAATGGACGACTACACGTGGAGAATTTGTATCTCTGGTGTCGTGATGTTATGAGCCTCGCTACAACGCGTTCTCTGTACGGCGACACTGATCCGTTCAATCGCGATCCCTCTTTAATTGAAGACATGTG GCTTTTCGAAGAATCAGTCCCCTACTTCCTCCTCTCGCTCTTCCCCTCGATTACAATGCCAAAAGCCTACAAAGCGCGCTCCACGCTGCAAAACATCGCGTGCAAATGGTACGCCCAAGACCACGACATCCACGACCCTAGCGTCTCAGCCCTCGTACGAAACCGCGCCGGCGCGCTGCGCAAGAACGGTCTAACAGGCTACGAGATCGGCAAGTTTGAGGTTATTCTCCCGAATGTGGCGACGCTTAATGCCGTGCCGACGTTTTACTGGCTTTTGCTGTACATCCTCGACCGACCGGATCTTCTTACGCGAATACGAGCCGAAGCTGAGGATGCAGCTGTTATAGAGGAGAATAATGGGAAGCGGAGTGCGACGTTTAATATTGTGGattttgaggagaagatgccGCTGCTGGTGAGCTGTTATCGCGAGACGTTGAGGCTTGCGAACCAGACTCTTAGCATGCGACGCATCCTCCAAGACACAAGCATCACGACACCTGAAGGAACAACATATATTCTTAAAAAGGACACAGACCTACAACTCCCCGCTGGCGTAGCACACTACGAAGACAGTGTCTGGGGCTCAGACGTCAACGTCTTCAATCCAGAGCGTTTCCTCCCCGCGTCCAAGGGCAGCGCAGAAGACGAGCGCAAGCGAAAAGCAGCTTATATACCCTTCGGCGGCGGTCGCCATCTCTGTCCAGGCCGAAACCTCGCTTTCGCAGAGATAGTCGGCTTCGCGTCTGCATTACTACTAGGTTTTGAGATTGAAGCTGTAGGCATGGGCTTTGGCGATGTCAAGAAGCTGGGACCGCAGCTTGCGGGGGGCACGGTGAGGCCTGAGAGGTATGGCGCTGGGTTGGGGGCCGAGATACAGATGAGGCGGGGATGGGAGGACGTGGAGTGGAGGTTTGAGTGTTGA